A part of Phaenicophaeus curvirostris isolate KB17595 chromosome 29, BPBGC_Pcur_1.0, whole genome shotgun sequence genomic DNA contains:
- the LOC138732093 gene encoding scale keratin-like: MSCYDVCAPKTGVAVPQPIAESCNELCARQCPDSTAFIQPPPVVVTFPGPILSSFPQQAVVGSSGAPAFGGNLGLGGLYGAGATLGSGGLCTPARPYLSPACSPCVLPRSSKKLWDTCGPC, translated from the coding sequence atGTCTTGCTACGACGTGTGCGCACCAAAAACCGGCGTGGCCGTGCCCCAGCCCATCGCTGAGAGCTGCAACGAGCTGTGCGCCCGCCAGTGCCCCGACTCCACAGCCTTCATCCAGCCTCCGCCCGTGGTTGTCACCTTCCCCggccccatcctcagctccttcccccagCAAGCCGTGGTGGGCTCCTCCGGAGCACCCGCCTTTGGGGGcaacctggggctggggggcctcTACGGGGCCGGGGCCACGCTGGGCTCGGGGGGCCTCTGCACCCCTGCCAGACCCTAcctttctcctgcctgcagcccttgcGTCTTGCCGCGCTCCAGCAAGAAGCTCTGGGACACCTGTGGGCCCTGCTAG
- the LOC138732054 gene encoding scale keratin-like — protein sequence MSCYDVCAPKTGVAVPQPIAESCNELCARQCPDSTAFIQPPSVVVTFPGPILSSFPQQAVVGSSGAPAFGGNLGLGGLYGAGATLGSGGLCTPARPYLSPACSPCVLPRSSKKLWDTCGPC from the coding sequence ATGTCTTGCTACGACGTGTGCGCACCAAAAACCGGCGTGGCCGTGCCCCAGCCCATCGCTGAGAGCTGCAACGAGCTGTGCGCCCGCCAGTGCCCCGACTCCACAGCCTTCATCCAGCCTCCGTCCGTGGTTGTCACCTTCCCCggccccatcctcagctccttcccccagCAAGCCGTGGTGGGCTCCTCCGGAGCACCCGCCTTTGGGGGcaacctggggctggggggcctcTACGGGGCCGGGGCCACGCTGGGCTCGGGGGGCCTCTGCACCCCTGCCAGACCCTAcctttctcctgcctgcagcccttgcGTCTTGCCGCGCTCCAGCAAGAAGCTCTGGGACACCTGTGGGCCCTGCTAG
- the LOC138732092 gene encoding scale keratin-like: MSCYDVCAPKTGVAVPQPIAESCNELCARQCPDSTAFIQPPPVVVTFPGPILSSFPQQAVVGSSGAPAFGGNLGLGGLYGAGATLGSGGLCTPARPYLSPACSPCVLPRSSKKLWDTCGPC; this comes from the coding sequence atGTCTTGCTACGACGTGTGCGCTCCAAAAACCGGCGTGGCCGTGCCCCAGCCCATCGCTGAGAGCTGCAACGAGCTGTGCGCCCGCCAGTGCCCCGACTCCACAGCCTTCATCCAGCCTCCGCCCGTGGTTGTCACCTTCCCCggccccatcctcagctccttcccccagCAAGCCGTGGTGGGCTCCTCCGGAGCACCCGCCTTTGGGGGcaacctggggctggggggcctcTACGGGGCCGGGGCCACGCTGGGCTCGGGGGGCCTCTGCACCCCTGCCAGACCCTAcctttctcctgcctgcagcccttgcGTCTTGCCGCGCTCCAGCAAGAAGCTCTGGGACACCTGTGGGCCCTGCtag